Within the Thermostichus lividus PCC 6715 genome, the region GCCAGCCTAAATTTGTAACTTGCGCGGTTTGATCAATGACTGGCCCGGGGATGCCGAGGCACGCCCGCTGTGGCACCACGGAGCCTTGGCTGAGAAAGTCCTGTAACAACTGGGTTAAATTGGCAAAGTCGCGGCTAGCATACGTCGCGCTGCGCAGTAAGTGCCAATCACTACCAACAACTTCCCACAACTGCACAAGGGTCTTTGTGCCACCAACATCAGCGCCGAGGATAATGCTCATGTTGCGTCTCCATCGTTAGGGTTGGGAATGGGCGAGCACCCGCTGCATAACGAGGGCGTAGGCCTCTTCAATCGCACCTAGATCTTGGCGGAAGCGATCCTTATCTAGAATCCGTTTTTGCGGATCCGCCTCCTCTTGATTCCACAGGCGACAACTGTCGGGGCTAATTTCATCAGCAAGAAGAATCGTGCCATCGCGGCGGCCAAACTCCAGCTTAAAGTCCACTAGGGTAATGCCACAGTCTTGGAAAAAGCCCTGCAGATGGTGATTGACCCCTAAGGCCATCTCAATGAGGGTGTCTTCCTCAGCAGGGGTGACAAGGTTAAGGAGCCGCAGGCGATCGCGCGTCAGCAGCGGATCGCCAAGGGCATCGTCCTTGAGGTAAAACTCCACTAGGGGTGGGGTTAGCTCTAGGCCAAGGGGTAGCCCCGTCTGACGGCACAGGCTGCCGGCGGCACGATTGCGCACAACCACTTCTAGGGGAATAATTTCAACGCGGCGCACCTGCATCTGTTGTGGTGCCACTTGGGCAATGAAGTGGTTGGGGATACCCTGAGCCGCCAAATACTGGAACAGATGACTGGCGATCGCGCAGTTCATCACGCCTTTATTTTGAATGGAACCCCGCTTTTGGGCATTAAAGGCGGTGGCATCATCCTTAAATTCCGCCAAGAGAATGTCAGGATCAGGTGTTGCATAGATTTTCTTGGCTTTCCCTTCGTAGAGCAGGGGATGATCACTCATGGCAAAGTCCTCAATGGCAATACCCCCGGTCACGGTACCATGCAACTGCCTCGGCCAATGCCTGATCAATCGGTGTTTGGGGCAGTCCCAATTCCTGTACCGCTTTAGTGGCATCGTAGAACATCGTTTGCTGAGCCATCCGCACGCCATCCACCGGAATGCGAGGGGGGGTGCCAAGCGCGCCCAAGACCACTTCATCGATCCAGGCGATCGCCAAGGGCAGCCACACTGGAATTGCACCACGGGGTGGGGGTAGCCCCGTCAGCGCTGCTAAGCGGTTGAGAATTTCGCCAAGGGTCAGATTCTGATGTCCCAGAATGTAGCGATCGCCCGTTCTGCCTTTTTCCAGCGCCAAGACATGACCGATCGCCACATCCCGCACATGAATCAGGTTCAAACCTGTTTCCACGTAAAAGGGCATCTGCCGTCGCAAAAAGCGCAGAATCATGTCTCCGGTGGGCGTGGGCTTGGCATCCCAGGCTCCAATGGGGGTGCTTGGGTTGACAATTACAATATCTTGGCCTGTCGCCACTGCCTTGTGGGCGGCCTGCTCTGCCCAATACTTCGAGCGTTTGTACTCACTAATTAACTTGTCTGGGGGGCTTTGGTAGCGCTCGGTCGCCGGTTTACCACTGGGATCCACGCCAATGGCAGCCACAGAACTGGTATAAACGGTGCGCTCGACCCCTGCCTGTTGGGCAGCCGCCAGTACGCGCTGGGTTCCCACCACATTCACTTGGTAGAGGCGATCGCGCTCCCGCCGCCAGAGGCTGTAGTGAGCCGCCACATGGAAGAGTGCTTGACAGCCCTGCATCAGGGGTACCAAATCGCTGTGAACGAGATCCCCTTGCACCACTTCCACCCCTAACGTTCTTAAGTGGGGGGCACGATCAGGCTGCCGCACTAAGGCTCGCACCCGGTAGCCCTTTTCCATGAGGACTGTGGCAACGTGGGTTCCCACAAAGCCACTCGCACCAGTGACAAACACCTGCATAGGCAAAGCTAACGATCCTGCTCTGCGGCTTCTAATTCGTGGCGGGTATCCTTCGTTAGATCCACACCGCGAAAGGCATCTGTATCCGGCAAGGCAATCTG harbors:
- the purC gene encoding phosphoribosylaminoimidazolesuccinocarboxamide synthase produces the protein MSDHPLLYEGKAKKIYATPDPDILLAEFKDDATAFNAQKRGSIQNKGVMNCAIASHLFQYLAAQGIPNHFIAQVAPQQMQVRRVEIIPLEVVVRNRAAGSLCRQTGLPLGLELTPPLVEFYLKDDALGDPLLTRDRLRLLNLVTPAEEDTLIEMALGVNHHLQGFFQDCGITLVDFKLEFGRRDGTILLADEISPDSCRLWNQEEADPQKRILDKDRFRQDLGAIEEAYALVMQRVLAHSQP
- the hpnA gene encoding hopanoid-associated sugar epimerase is translated as MQVFVTGASGFVGTHVATVLMEKGYRVRALVRQPDRAPHLRTLGVEVVQGDLVHSDLVPLMQGCQALFHVAAHYSLWRRERDRLYQVNVVGTQRVLAAAQQAGVERTVYTSSVAAIGVDPSGKPATERYQSPPDKLISEYKRSKYWAEQAAHKAVATGQDIVIVNPSTPIGAWDAKPTPTGDMILRFLRRQMPFYVETGLNLIHVRDVAIGHVLALEKGRTGDRYILGHQNLTLGEILNRLAALTGLPPPRGAIPVWLPLAIAWIDEVVLGALGTPPRIPVDGVRMAQQTMFYDATKAVQELGLPQTPIDQALAEAVAWYRDRGYCH